A window from Mangifera indica cultivar Alphonso chromosome 2, CATAS_Mindica_2.1, whole genome shotgun sequence encodes these proteins:
- the LOC123207911 gene encoding LOW QUALITY PROTEIN: protein FAR1-RELATED SEQUENCE 4-like (The sequence of the model RefSeq protein was modified relative to this genomic sequence to represent the inferred CDS: inserted 1 base in 1 codon) produces the protein MMGSTDFMGNSLLEPRDDMEFESHEAAYSYYKEYAKAMGFGTAKLSSRRSRASKEFIDAKFSCIRFGNKQQSDDAINPRPSPKIGCKASMHVKRRPNGKWFIFNFMKEHNHELLPAQAHFFRSHRNVDPHKNDVRIRRRKNLAPVSKLFSAYQNVDCLESYVRNQHDKGRNLVLDPGDAQVLLEYFMQMQEENPKFFYAVDLNEEHRLRNVFWVDAKGMEDYTXFNDVVSFDTTYVTNKYKIPLVLFVGVNHHIQPTLLGCALIADMTPYTFGWLLQTWYIAMGERAPQVILTDQNDAIKPAIAAVFPDTRHCFCLWHVLEKIPGNLEYLSPWHDSFMAKFDKCINRSWTEEQFEKRWWKLVDKFHLNEVPWIQSLYEDRKHWVPTFMRGISFAALSTISRSESLNSKFDKYVHGEMLLREFIDQYRVIIEDRYEEEAKADFDAWHETPELKSPSPFEKQMSLVYTHEIFKKFQVEVLGAAACHLKKENEVDAVTTYSVKDIEDDQNYMVEWNQSKSDLYCSCRSFEYKGYLCRHAIVVLQMSGVFSIPSKYILQRWTNAAKSKHAISERLDEVQSKVRRYNDLCRRAIILGEEGSLSQESYNIALGAIQEALKQCATLNNLMENNIRPLASDILALCDAEEENQFGNMSKDKVSNPSVTYTNRNPSRAEAGKGKGSNANKKGKNTQSSDMNVETQDGCHQMELSDMRPTQLHNFVPTQLQVLPSMFHNVPATQFHNLTATHLPDNRHPR, from the exons ATGATGGGTTCTACTGACTTCATGGGCAATTCTCTTTTAGAGCCTCGTGATGATATGGAATTTGAATCACATGAAGCTGCATATTCATATTACAAAGAATATGCCAAGGCTATGGGGTTTGGCACCGCTAAATTGAGCAGTCGTCGTTCTAGGGCATCAAAGGAATTCATAGATGCAAAGTTTTCATGCATAAGATTTGGAAACAAGCAACAGTCTGATGATGCCATTAACCCACGACCATCTCCTAAAATCGGTTGCAAGGCAAGTATGCATGTGAAGAGAAGGCCAAATGGAAAGTGGTTTATATTTAACTTCATGAAGGAGCACAATCATGAGCTTTTACCAGCACAGGCACATTTTTTTCGAAGCCATAGAAATGTTGATCCACATAAGAATGATGTTAGGATAAGAAGGCGTAAGAACCTAGCTCCAGTTTCTAAACTTTTTTCTGCTTATCAAAATGTTGATTGCTTAGAGAGTTACGTAAGAAACCAACATGATAAGGGACGAAATTTGGTTTTAGATCCAGGAGATGCTCAAGTgcttttagaatattttatgcAAATGCAAGaagaaaatcctaaattcttcTATGCAGTTGATTTAAATGAAGAGCATCGGTTAAGAAATGTATTTTGGGTTGATGCCAAAGGCATGGAAGATTATA AATTTAATGATGTAGTTTCTTTTGACACTACATATGTCACAAATAAGTATAAAATACCTTTGGTCCTTTTTGTTGGAGTTAACCATCATATACAACCCACATTACTTGGTTGTGCATTGATTGCGGATATGACTCCTTATACCTTTGGTTGGTTATTGCAAACTTGGTATATAGCAATGGGAGAACGAGCTCCCCAAGTGATTCTCACTGATCAAAATGATGCCATTAAACCAGCTATTGCAGCAGTATTTCCAGACACACGTCATTGCTTTTGTCTATGGCATGTGTTGGAAAAGATTCCTGGGAATCTGGAGTATCTAAGCCCATGGCATGATAGTTTTATGGCAAAATTTGATAAGTGTATAAACAGATCATGGACTGAGGAACAATTTGAAAAGAGGTGGTGGAAGTTGGTTGACAAATTTCACCTCAATGAAGTGCCATGGATTCAGTCGCTCTATGAAGATCGCAAACATTGGGTTCCTACATTCATGAGAGGTATTTCTTTTGCTGCATTGTCTACTATCTCACGCTCGGAGAGtttaaactctaaatttgacaaatatgtGCATGGAGAAATGTTATTGAGAGAGTTCATCGACCAGTACAGAGTGATTATTGAGGATAGGTACGAGGAGGAAGCCAAAGCCGATTTTGATGCATGGCATGAAACACCTGAATTGAAATCTCCATCACCTTTTGAAAAGCAGATGTCCCTGGTGTACACACatgaaattttcaagaaatttcaAGTTGAGGTTTTAGGAGCAGCTGCTTGTCAtcttaagaaagaaaatgaagttgaTGCAGTGACAACATATAGCGTGAAGGACATCGAAGATGATCAGAACTATATGGTGGAATGGAATCAATCCAAATCGGATCTATATTGTTCATGTCGTtcatttgaatataaaggctatctCTGTAGACATGCTATTGTTGTTCTGCAGATGTCTGGTGTTTTCAGCATCCCATCTAAATATATATTGCAACGGTGGACAAATGCAGCTAAGAGTAAGCATGCTATCAGTGAAAGATTAGATGAGGTGCAATCCAAGGTTCGCCGTTATAATGATCTGTGCCGAAGAGCTATAATATTGGGTGAAGAAGGGTCATTATCGCAAGAGAGTTATAATATTGCACTGGGTGCCATACAAGAAGCTCTCAAGCAATGTGCAACTCTGAATAACTTAATGGAAAACAACATCAGACCTCTTGCCTCAGATATTCTTGCTTTGTGTGATGCTGAGGAAGAGAATCAATTTGGTAATATGTCTAAAGACAAGGTTTCCAATCCTTCGGTGACCTATACCAACAGAAATCCTAGCAGAGCTGAGGCAGGAAAGGGAAAGGGAAGTAAtgcaaataaaaaaggaaag AATACTCAATCGAGCGATATGAATGTTGAGACTCAAGATGGCTGTCACCAAATG GAGCTTTCTGACATGAGGCCAACGCAGTTGCATAATTTTGTGCCAACCCAACTGCAAGTGTTACCTTCAATGTTTCACAATGTCCCCGCAACACAGTTTCACAATTTGACAGCAACACATTTGCCAGATAATCGACACCCTCGGtaa